The following are encoded together in the Streptomyces flavofungini genome:
- a CDS encoding ABC transporter substrate-binding protein — protein sequence MTALRRVFPPRPDQTAPRARKAPFGAVVVAACASLAVGCGVIPGTTGGSEDDPVTVMTWAPEHTRATNKPGMPAMAEAYARWVNENGGLDGRKLEVITCNERNSAEGAGTCARQAVKEDVAAVVGSYSQNGRAFMGPLESAGIPYIGGYGLTDEEFSSPLSYPVNGGQPALLAGNGRQLADVCDRVSLVRPDTIAGDNLSKLLDSGLAQGNRAASADIRAPEDGTDYTSQAEQALHRASGGSGSGSGSGGSRGSGAGSGSGGALGTRDAAGPGGKGKEGCVAAALGARTDTFFDSFRRTEDAYPPVRTASVLGSVDQSLVDRTGGADGPYEGAYVTGWYPAASDARWSKMREVIREHAFGDNRVDATDAGTQTTWIAFTVLRQAVESLNGDAVTARSLRRTLDRGLRVDTGGLTPMLRWRFEDMLAAGDYPRLVNADVTFQVVRDGRLVPARKQSVNVAKTLESAH from the coding sequence ATGACCGCCTTGCGACGCGTCTTCCCTCCCCGCCCCGACCAGACCGCGCCCCGAGCGCGAAAAGCGCCGTTCGGTGCGGTGGTGGTGGCGGCGTGTGCGTCCCTGGCCGTCGGCTGTGGGGTCATCCCCGGTACCACGGGGGGTTCCGAGGATGACCCCGTCACGGTCATGACCTGGGCGCCGGAGCACACCCGGGCGACGAACAAGCCCGGCATGCCCGCGATGGCCGAGGCGTACGCCCGCTGGGTCAACGAGAACGGCGGCCTCGACGGCCGCAAGCTCGAAGTCATCACCTGCAACGAACGCAACAGCGCCGAAGGCGCGGGCACCTGCGCCCGGCAGGCCGTGAAGGAGGACGTCGCCGCCGTCGTCGGCTCCTACAGCCAGAACGGCCGCGCGTTCATGGGGCCGCTGGAGTCGGCCGGCATCCCGTACATCGGCGGCTACGGCCTCACCGACGAGGAGTTCTCGAGCCCGCTGTCGTACCCCGTCAACGGCGGGCAGCCCGCGCTGCTCGCGGGCAACGGCCGCCAGCTCGCCGACGTCTGCGACCGCGTCTCGCTGGTGCGGCCGGACACCATCGCGGGCGACAACCTCTCCAAGCTCCTCGACTCAGGCCTCGCCCAGGGCAACCGCGCGGCGTCCGCCGACATCCGGGCGCCCGAGGACGGCACGGACTACACGTCGCAGGCCGAGCAGGCGCTGCACCGCGCCTCCGGCGGCTCGGGTTCCGGCTCCGGCTCCGGCGGAAGCCGTGGCTCCGGGGCAGGGTCCGGCAGCGGTGGCGCCCTCGGCACCCGGGACGCCGCCGGGCCCGGCGGCAAGGGCAAGGAAGGCTGTGTCGCGGCCGCGCTCGGCGCCCGCACGGACACCTTCTTCGACTCGTTCCGGCGCACCGAGGACGCGTACCCGCCGGTGCGCACCGCCTCCGTGCTCGGCAGTGTCGACCAGTCGCTCGTCGACCGGACGGGCGGCGCGGACGGCCCGTACGAGGGGGCGTACGTCACCGGCTGGTACCCGGCCGCGAGCGACGCGCGCTGGTCGAAGATGCGTGAGGTCATCCGCGAGCACGCCTTCGGTGACAACCGGGTCGACGCGACGGACGCGGGCACCCAGACCACGTGGATCGCGTTCACGGTGCTGCGGCAGGCCGTCGAGTCCCTGAACGGCGACGCGGTCACCGCCCGCTCGCTGCGCCGCACCCTCGACCGGGGCCTGCGCGTGGACACCGGCGGGCTCACGCCGATGCTGCGCTGGCGCTTCGAGGACATGCTGGCGGCGGGCGACTATCCGCGTCTGGTGAACGCGGACGTCACCTTCCAGGTGGTGCGGGACGGCCGTCTGGTGCCCGCCCGCAAGCAGTCCGTGAACGTGGCGAAGACCCTGGAGTCGGCCCACTGA
- a CDS encoding SCO4402 family protein yields MTVQGTEKSSRRGRRSTTIGGMPTNDMPWWRWRSNVRSALHMLSDPAFQRDCWLAGREEYGDVTDAVYRLVEDTWLDNWSAEKYVGTIFRDSQEAALVDAAVLRVLRIMHEVGPDAAVSVYLDHPGWPDAVRAARDAHVRLAAADGEDPDGAPRTLEVLRILTRSG; encoded by the coding sequence ATGACCGTGCAAGGAACGGAGAAGTCTTCCCGTCGCGGCCGTCGGTCGACGACCATAGGCGGCATGCCAACGAACGACATGCCGTGGTGGCGCTGGCGCAGCAACGTGCGCTCGGCGCTGCACATGCTCTCCGACCCGGCCTTCCAGCGTGACTGCTGGCTCGCCGGGCGCGAGGAGTACGGGGATGTGACCGACGCCGTGTACCGCCTGGTCGAGGACACGTGGCTGGACAACTGGTCCGCGGAGAAGTACGTCGGGACGATCTTCCGGGACTCCCAGGAGGCGGCGCTCGTGGACGCCGCCGTGCTGCGGGTGCTGCGCATCATGCACGAGGTCGGCCCGGACGCGGCGGTGTCCGTGTATCTGGACCACCCCGGCTGGCCGGACGCGGTGCGGGCGGCGCGGGACGCGCACGTGCGGCTCGCGGCGGCGGACGGGGAGGACCCGGACGGGGCGCCGCGGACGCTGGAGGTCCTGCGGATCCTCACGCGGTCGGGCTGA
- the purU gene encoding formyltetrahydrofolate deformylase: MNEQSAVAGDQRADRAEQYVLTLSCPDKQGIVHAVSSYLFMTGCNIEDSQQFGDHDTGLFFMRVHFSAEPPVTLDKLRASFAAIGDSFQMDWQLHRADQKMRVVLLVSKFGHCLNDLLFRSRIGALPVEIAAVVSNHTDFAELAASYDIPFHHIPVTRDTKAEAEARLLQLVRDEGVELVVLARYMQVLSDDLCKQLSGRIINIHHSFLPSFKGAKPYHQAHARGVKLIGATAHYVTADLDEGPIIEQEVERVGHGVTPDQLVAVGRDVECQALARAVKWHAEHRILLNGHRTVVFA, translated from the coding sequence ATGAACGAGCAGTCCGCCGTCGCCGGTGACCAGCGCGCCGACCGCGCAGAACAGTACGTCCTCACTCTCTCCTGCCCCGACAAACAGGGCATCGTGCACGCCGTGTCGAGCTACCTCTTCATGACCGGCTGCAACATCGAGGACAGTCAGCAGTTCGGCGACCACGACACCGGGCTCTTCTTCATGCGGGTGCACTTCTCGGCCGAGCCGCCCGTCACCCTCGACAAGCTCCGCGCGAGCTTCGCGGCGATCGGTGACTCCTTCCAGATGGACTGGCAGCTCCACCGGGCCGACCAGAAGATGCGGGTCGTCCTGCTCGTGTCGAAGTTCGGGCACTGCCTGAACGACCTGCTCTTCCGCTCCCGCATCGGGGCGCTGCCCGTCGAGATCGCGGCGGTCGTCTCCAACCACACGGACTTCGCCGAGCTCGCCGCCTCGTACGACATTCCCTTCCACCACATTCCGGTGACGCGGGACACCAAGGCCGAGGCCGAGGCGCGGCTGCTGCAGCTGGTGCGGGACGAGGGCGTCGAGCTGGTCGTGCTCGCCCGGTACATGCAGGTCCTCTCCGACGACCTGTGCAAGCAGCTCAGCGGGCGGATCATCAACATCCACCACTCGTTCCTGCCGAGCTTCAAGGGCGCGAAGCCGTACCACCAGGCGCACGCCCGCGGTGTGAAGCTGATCGGGGCCACGGCGCACTACGTCACCGCCGACCTCGACGAGGGGCCGATCATCGAGCAGGAGGTCGAGCGGGTGGGCCACGGGGTCACCCCCGACCAGCTGGTGGCCGTCGGGCGGGACGTCGAGTGCCAGGCGCTGGCGCGGGCCGTCAAGTGGCACGCCGAGCACCGCATCCTCCTCAACGGCCACCGCACCGTCGTCTTCGCCTAG
- a CDS encoding MDMPI N domain containing protein, with protein MTRPEQPDPYEDDGTDRPGHADSPGTGDRPLSGPPRIPAPRVSVEDGGRALPQGWGSPEREAGDQDGAWEPEADARSGGEPEADARSGGEPGPDVRGERGSEPQARAEGGSGPDDLAGWDWGPGGPGGREVGRDHADGFDHQVLKSLLGAWALAACSAQESMAVEEHLGTCGPCAEEALRLREAVGLLHPEESLDLDPGLRTRVLESCLGRRPPRIPLPEWAAPYDAEAARLDALLQDIGDAEWHAPVRLRWFENDAPVSRKTTVAGVIAHLLAVDGLVGTALGLQDPLGAEAPPVPDPTRRTEAYWRASHLPPTRAVRGPWRDQTHELIRTVSFAGGGSGRLAVEYGVPGDAPGDDGTRVELPLRDSMVERAFECWIHAEDIAEAVDYPYEPPSPRHLHHMIDLAARMLPNTLAERRRSGRAAPSRELVAAGAPGRSLRLEVEGVGGGEWFIPLDSPGASGSAESEVAHIALDGVEFCRLAAGHVAPEEAAAGQLGDREAIRDVLFAAASLSRL; from the coding sequence GTGACCAGGCCCGAGCAGCCGGACCCGTACGAGGACGACGGCACGGACCGCCCCGGCCACGCGGACTCCCCCGGCACCGGCGACCGCCCCCTGAGCGGCCCACCCCGCATACCCGCGCCGCGGGTGTCGGTGGAGGACGGCGGGAGGGCGCTGCCGCAGGGGTGGGGGTCCCCCGAGCGAGAGGCCGGGGACCAGGACGGCGCTTGGGAGCCGGAGGCGGATGCGCGGTCCGGCGGAGAGCCGGAGGCGGATGCGCGGTCCGGCGGGGAGCCGGGGCCGGATGTGCGGGGCGAGCGGGGCTCGGAGCCGCAGGCACGGGCCGAGGGTGGCTCGGGGCCGGATGACCTGGCCGGGTGGGACTGGGGGCCGGGCGGGCCGGGCGGCCGGGAAGTCGGGCGGGACCACGCTGACGGGTTCGACCATCAGGTGCTGAAGTCGCTGCTCGGAGCATGGGCGCTCGCCGCCTGCTCCGCCCAGGAGTCGATGGCCGTCGAGGAACACCTGGGCACCTGCGGGCCGTGCGCGGAGGAGGCCCTGCGGCTGCGCGAAGCCGTCGGCCTGCTGCACCCCGAGGAGAGCCTCGACCTCGACCCCGGCCTGCGCACCCGCGTCCTGGAGAGCTGCCTCGGACGGCGCCCGCCGCGCATCCCGCTGCCCGAGTGGGCCGCCCCGTACGACGCCGAGGCCGCGCGGCTCGACGCCCTCCTCCAGGACATCGGGGACGCCGAGTGGCACGCGCCGGTGCGGCTGCGGTGGTTCGAGAACGACGCGCCCGTGAGCCGCAAGACGACGGTCGCCGGGGTGATCGCGCACCTCCTCGCCGTCGACGGCCTGGTCGGCACGGCCCTCGGACTGCAGGATCCGCTCGGCGCGGAGGCCCCGCCGGTGCCGGACCCGACCCGGCGCACGGAGGCGTACTGGCGCGCCTCGCACCTCCCGCCCACCCGCGCGGTCCGCGGGCCCTGGCGGGACCAGACGCACGAGTTGATCCGGACCGTGTCCTTCGCGGGCGGCGGGTCGGGGCGGCTCGCCGTGGAGTACGGGGTGCCGGGGGACGCGCCCGGCGATGACGGCACGCGGGTCGAACTGCCCCTGCGGGACTCGATGGTGGAGCGGGCCTTCGAGTGCTGGATCCACGCGGAGGACATCGCCGAGGCGGTGGACTACCCCTACGAGCCGCCCTCGCCCCGGCATCTGCACCACATGATCGACCTCGCGGCCCGGATGCTGCCGAACACACTGGCCGAGCGGCGGCGGTCCGGGCGGGCCGCGCCGTCGCGCGAGTTGGTCGCGGCGGGAGCGCCGGGGCGGAGCCTCCGGCTGGAGGTCGAGGGGGTCGGCGGCGGCGAATGGTTCATCCCGCTCGACTCGCCCGGAGCGAGCGGCTCGGCCGAGTCCGAGGTCGCGCACATCGCCCTGGACGGGGTGGAGTTCTGCCGGCTGGCGGCGGGGCACGTGGCGCCGGAGGAGGCGGCGGCCGGGCAGTTGGGGGACCGTGAGGCGATCCGGGACGTGCTGTTCGCGGCGGCGTCGTTGAGCAGGCTGTAG
- a CDS encoding sigma-70 family RNA polymerase sigma factor, translating into MPKDAPRRWDRRMQQRLAHGEAAALGELYDHFASLVHGLAHRVLGDVAEADRITREVFTHVWENPEAYDPKEGPLRSWIAMLAHQQAVRRLRQTESAALARGGEGTTEDLERTVRRASAAARADYIVTAMPAPLRAALELAYFQRRDYRQTAADLGVTEDEARRRLRLGLQLLSTAHDTAPTEEPTDTGAHGYGRAL; encoded by the coding sequence ATGCCGAAGGACGCGCCGCGTCGCTGGGACCGCCGCATGCAGCAGCGCCTGGCGCACGGAGAGGCAGCCGCGCTCGGCGAGCTGTACGACCACTTCGCGTCGCTGGTGCACGGCCTCGCGCACCGCGTCCTCGGTGACGTGGCGGAGGCCGACCGCATCACGCGCGAGGTCTTCACCCACGTCTGGGAGAACCCGGAGGCGTACGACCCCAAGGAGGGCCCGCTGCGCTCCTGGATCGCCATGCTCGCCCACCAGCAGGCCGTGCGCCGGCTGCGCCAGACCGAGTCCGCCGCGCTGGCCCGGGGCGGCGAGGGCACCACGGAGGACCTGGAGCGCACGGTCCGCCGCGCCTCCGCCGCCGCCCGCGCGGACTACATCGTCACGGCCATGCCCGCCCCGCTGCGCGCCGCCCTCGAATTGGCCTATTTCCAGCGCAGGGACTATCGCCAGACCGCCGCGGACCTCGGCGTCACCGAGGACGAGGCCCGCCGCAGGCTGCGCCTCGGCCTCCAGCTCCTCTCCACCGCGCACGACACCGCGCCCACCGAAGAGCCCACCGACACCGGAGCCCACGGCTACGGGAGAGCACTGTGA
- a CDS encoding STAS domain-containing protein → MALKVAVGEQGDWVVLRVSGEMDLLASPVLRKRVHDAVADGRRSLVLDLSDVFFCDSSGVGVLITTRRLMRSCRGRLRLILPAQGAVDGSHVNRVLAALGVRRLFEVYPDADSAVDDSAAPLTA, encoded by the coding sequence GTGGCGCTGAAGGTGGCCGTGGGCGAGCAGGGCGACTGGGTCGTGCTGCGGGTGTCGGGGGAGATGGACCTCCTGGCCTCACCGGTGCTGCGCAAACGCGTGCACGACGCCGTGGCCGACGGCCGCCGCAGCCTGGTCCTCGACCTGTCCGACGTGTTCTTCTGCGACTCCAGCGGCGTCGGCGTACTGATCACCACGCGCCGCCTGATGCGTTCCTGCCGGGGCCGGCTCCGCCTGATCCTGCCCGCGCAGGGCGCCGTCGACGGCTCGCACGTGAACCGCGTCCTCGCCGCCCTCGGCGTACGCCGCCTCTTCGAGGTGTATCCGGACGCCGACTCGGCGGTCGACGACAGCGCCGCACCGCTGACCGCCTAG
- a CDS encoding EF-hand domain-containing protein, whose amino-acid sequence MDSAEYERRIAARFATFDQDGNGYISREDFSTAAQALLAEFGVTARSERGQALYIGAEAFWQGMAGIADRDGDQRITRDEFVGGAVKRLRDNPARFAEIARPFLHALIVLADGDGDGSVTGAEVERVLRVLGVQPGVAAQAAADLGTVTEDQVVSAFASYFTVPE is encoded by the coding sequence ATGGACAGTGCCGAGTACGAACGCAGGATCGCGGCCCGTTTCGCCACCTTCGACCAGGACGGCAACGGCTACATCTCCCGTGAGGACTTCAGCACGGCGGCCCAGGCGCTGCTCGCGGAGTTCGGGGTGACGGCGCGGTCCGAGAGGGGCCAGGCCCTCTACATCGGGGCCGAGGCGTTCTGGCAGGGCATGGCGGGCATCGCCGACCGGGACGGGGACCAGCGGATCACCCGGGACGAGTTCGTGGGCGGCGCCGTGAAGCGGCTGCGCGACAACCCCGCGCGGTTCGCCGAGATCGCCCGGCCGTTCCTGCACGCCCTGATCGTCCTCGCCGACGGCGACGGCGACGGGTCGGTCACCGGCGCGGAGGTCGAGCGGGTCCTGCGGGTCCTCGGCGTGCAGCCGGGCGTCGCCGCGCAGGCCGCCGCGGACCTGGGCACGGTCACCGAGGACCAAGTGGTCAGCGCCTTCGCCTCGTACTTCACGGTCCCCGAGTAG
- a CDS encoding class I adenylate-forming enzyme family protein: protein MHDDTAHALSACGTLWELIERRAALTPGTPALIQAAADPADDRVLTFGGLRERCERVAAGLHGMGVRPGTVVAWQLPTRIETAVLSFALARLGAVQSPVIPFYRDREVGFALRESKAAYFAVPGVWRGFDHTDLARRLGARGVFTAYDELPEGDPGILPPPPTDGRAVRWIYWTSGTTSDPKGVLHTDRSLIAGGSCLAHALRLTPADVGSMAFPFAHIAGPDYTVMLLLYGFPAVMFEHFALPDALAGYRRHGVTVAGGSTAFYSMFLAQQRERPAEPLIPTLRLLAGGGAPKPPDIYHAVVAELGCQLTHGYGMTEVPMITMGDPDDSAENLATTEGRPPAGMEIRVTDADGKELPAGTDGEVRLRGEAVCQGYLDAAATRAAFDADGFLITGDLGHVRESGHLVLTGRAKDIIIRKGENISAKEIEDLLHTHPAVADVAVIGLPDPERGERVCAVVERAPDAPALTLAEATAYLRGQGLSAHKLPERLELVTALPRNEALRKVLKYTLRERYSQ, encoded by the coding sequence GTGCACGACGACACCGCCCATGCCCTGAGCGCCTGCGGGACACTCTGGGAGTTGATCGAGCGCCGCGCCGCCCTCACCCCGGGCACCCCCGCCCTGATCCAGGCCGCCGCCGACCCCGCCGACGACCGCGTCCTCACCTTCGGCGGGCTGCGGGAGCGCTGCGAGCGGGTGGCGGCGGGTCTCCACGGGATGGGGGTACGGCCCGGGACGGTCGTCGCGTGGCAGTTGCCGACCCGCATCGAGACGGCCGTCCTGTCCTTCGCGCTCGCCCGCCTCGGCGCCGTCCAGTCCCCCGTGATCCCCTTCTACCGGGACCGCGAGGTCGGTTTCGCGCTGCGGGAGTCCAAGGCCGCCTACTTCGCCGTGCCGGGGGTGTGGCGGGGCTTCGACCACACGGACCTCGCCCGGCGGCTCGGCGCGCGCGGCGTGTTCACGGCGTACGACGAACTGCCCGAGGGCGACCCCGGGATCCTGCCGCCACCGCCCACCGACGGCCGCGCGGTGCGCTGGATCTACTGGACCTCGGGGACGACGTCCGACCCCAAGGGCGTCCTGCACACCGACCGCTCGCTGATCGCGGGCGGCTCCTGCCTCGCGCACGCGCTGCGCCTGACCCCGGCCGACGTGGGCTCGATGGCCTTCCCCTTCGCGCACATCGCGGGCCCCGACTACACGGTGATGCTGCTCCTGTACGGCTTCCCCGCCGTCATGTTCGAGCACTTCGCGCTGCCGGACGCGCTGGCCGGCTACCGGCGGCACGGGGTGACGGTCGCGGGCGGCTCGACGGCGTTCTACTCGATGTTCCTGGCCCAGCAGCGCGAGCGGCCCGCCGAGCCCCTGATCCCCACGCTCCGCCTGCTCGCGGGCGGCGGCGCCCCCAAGCCTCCCGACATCTATCACGCCGTCGTGGCCGAACTCGGCTGCCAACTGACGCACGGCTACGGCATGACCGAAGTCCCCATGATCACGATGGGCGACCCCGACGACAGCGCCGAGAACCTGGCCACCACCGAGGGGCGCCCGCCCGCCGGGATGGAGATCCGCGTCACCGACGCCGACGGCAAGGAGCTGCCCGCAGGCACCGACGGGGAGGTGCGGCTGCGCGGTGAGGCCGTCTGCCAGGGCTACTTGGACGCGGCGGCCACGCGGGCCGCCTTCGACGCCGACGGGTTCCTGATCACCGGGGACCTCGGGCACGTACGGGAGTCGGGGCACCTCGTGCTCACGGGCCGCGCCAAGGACATCATCATCCGCAAGGGCGAGAACATCTCCGCCAAGGAGATCGAGGACCTGCTGCACACCCACCCGGCGGTGGCCGACGTGGCCGTGATCGGCCTGCCGGACCCCGAGCGCGGCGAGCGGGTGTGCGCGGTCGTGGAACGGGCCCCGGACGCGCCCGCGTTGACGCTCGCGGAGGCCACCGCTTACCTGCGCGGCCAGGGCCTGTCCGCGCACAAACTGCCGGAGCGCCTCGAACTGGTGACGGCGCTGCCCCGCAACGAGGCGCTGAGGAAGGTCCTCAAGTACACGTTGCGGGAGCGCTATTCGCAGTGA
- a CDS encoding acyl-CoA dehydrogenase family protein codes for MDLTYTEEEEAFRAGLRGWLAEALPKLPPKPSPDDWPGRRAYDTAWQRTLYDAGYGEVHWDASPTRRLIFLEETEKAGAPYVGANFVGLLHAGPTIASEGTPEQRARWLPPMLRGDEVWCQGFSEPDAGSDLASLRTRAWRDGDDYVVSGSKIWTSHAEVADWCELLVRTTPVSAQVPKHRGITWLALPMDAPGITVRPLRTLAGSAEFAEVFLDEVRVPVANRVGAENDGWRVTMVTLSFERGTAFVGEVVACRRLLGELARAARANGRWDDPVLRRGLGRLGAEFAALWRLTQWNVSEAQRTGGVPGVGGSVFKLRYSHARQELYDAAARVLGPGALDLDEPWTRERLSSLSYTIAAGTSQIQRNIVAERILGLPKGR; via the coding sequence ATGGACCTGACGTACACGGAGGAAGAGGAAGCCTTCCGGGCGGGCCTGCGGGGATGGCTCGCCGAGGCGCTGCCGAAGCTGCCCCCGAAGCCGTCGCCCGACGACTGGCCGGGGAGGCGGGCGTACGACACCGCGTGGCAGCGGACGCTGTACGACGCGGGGTACGGCGAGGTGCACTGGGACGCCTCGCCGACCCGGCGGCTGATCTTCCTGGAGGAGACCGAGAAGGCGGGCGCCCCCTACGTGGGCGCCAACTTCGTCGGCCTGCTGCACGCCGGGCCCACCATCGCCTCCGAAGGCACCCCCGAGCAGCGCGCGCGGTGGCTGCCGCCGATGCTGCGCGGGGACGAGGTGTGGTGCCAGGGCTTCAGCGAACCGGACGCCGGGTCCGACCTCGCGTCGCTGCGCACGCGCGCGTGGCGGGACGGCGACGACTACGTAGTGAGCGGTTCGAAGATCTGGACCTCCCACGCGGAGGTCGCCGACTGGTGCGAACTCCTGGTGCGCACCACCCCCGTGAGCGCACAGGTGCCCAAGCACCGGGGCATCACCTGGCTCGCGCTGCCCATGGACGCGCCCGGGATCACCGTGCGCCCGCTGCGCACGCTCGCGGGCTCCGCCGAGTTCGCCGAGGTGTTCCTCGACGAGGTGCGGGTGCCCGTCGCCAACCGGGTGGGCGCCGAGAACGACGGGTGGCGCGTGACCATGGTGACCCTGTCGTTCGAGCGGGGCACGGCCTTCGTGGGGGAGGTCGTGGCCTGCCGGCGGCTGCTCGGCGAGCTCGCCCGCGCGGCGCGCGCCAACGGACGCTGGGACGACCCGGTCCTGCGGCGCGGGCTCGGGCGGCTCGGCGCCGAGTTCGCGGCCCTGTGGCGGCTCACCCAGTGGAACGTCAGCGAGGCCCAGCGCACCGGCGGGGTCCCCGGCGTCGGCGGCTCCGTCTTCAAGCTGCGGTACTCGCACGCCCGCCAGGAGCTGTACGACGCGGCGGCCCGGGTGCTCGGCCCCGGCGCCCTCGACCTCGACGAGCCCTGGACGCGCGAACGCCTCTCCTCGCTGTCGTACACCATCGCCGCCGGGACCTCCCAGATCCAGCGGAACATCGTCGCCGAGCGGATACTCGGCCTGCCGAAGGGGCGGTGA
- a CDS encoding acyl-CoA dehydrogenase family protein — MDFQLDDDQRALRRGLRDVLEGRFGRDALRAAVAELRIDRKLWRALGDAGFFALCLPEDAGGVGLGLPEAVLAFEEAGRVLLPGPAVATFLAAGEVAGAAEGGVAVTAVEGPFVPWLEEADVVRGSAGGAADVADAVALRSVDPLTPLHRVRERGPDGDEQGAPGPRALLLGAAEQLGSAVRTGELAVQHAREREQFGGPVGRFQAVQHLCADMLVRAELARVAVYAAAVTGDPLEAVGARLLADDAAVRNARDCLQAHGGMGFTWESDVHLHLKRAWVRAELGGGAAKAEEALAAAL; from the coding sequence GTGGACTTCCAACTCGACGACGATCAGCGGGCCTTGCGGCGCGGCCTGCGGGACGTGCTCGAAGGACGCTTCGGGCGGGACGCGCTGCGGGCCGCCGTCGCGGAGCTCCGCATCGACCGGAAGCTGTGGCGGGCGCTCGGCGACGCGGGGTTCTTCGCGCTCTGCCTGCCCGAGGACGCGGGCGGCGTCGGACTCGGCCTGCCCGAGGCCGTGTTGGCCTTCGAGGAGGCGGGCCGGGTGCTGCTGCCCGGCCCCGCCGTGGCGACCTTCCTCGCGGCCGGGGAGGTCGCGGGCGCCGCCGAGGGCGGGGTGGCCGTCACCGCCGTCGAAGGGCCGTTCGTGCCGTGGCTGGAGGAGGCCGACGTGGTGCGGGGGTCCGCGGGGGGCGCGGCGGACGTGGCGGACGCGGTGGCCCTGCGGTCCGTCGATCCGCTGACGCCCCTGCATCGGGTACGGGAACGCGGGCCCGACGGCGACGAGCAGGGGGCCCCAGGCCCCCGCGCCCTCCTCCTCGGCGCCGCCGAACAGCTCGGCTCCGCCGTCCGCACCGGCGAGCTCGCCGTCCAACACGCCCGGGAACGGGAACAGTTCGGCGGGCCCGTCGGCCGCTTCCAGGCCGTGCAGCACCTGTGCGCCGACATGCTGGTCCGCGCGGAGCTCGCCCGCGTCGCCGTGTACGCCGCCGCCGTCACCGGCGACCCCCTCGAAGCCGTCGGGGCCCGGCTGCTCGCCGACGACGCCGCCGTGCGCAACGCCCGTGACTGTCTGCAAGCGCACGGCGGCATGGGGTTCACCTGGGAGTCCGACGTCCATCTGCACCTGAAGCGGGCGTGGGTGCGGGCGGAGCTCGGCGGTGGCGCCGCGAAGGCCGAGGAGGCGCTGGCGGCGGCGCTGTGA
- a CDS encoding ATP-binding protein — protein MQVLQVQLEVGPDPAEVGRARRWARSRLAGSGIAADEPVAETLILLISELVTNAVVHTGCPAVLRMLLPGVPADEPGTVRVEVADRSACPPRPRHAEGDDTNGRGLELVDGLADRWGWRHEGAGKSIWCEVDRCDAGAPTVTFDGTTHEDVAYEAV, from the coding sequence GTGCAGGTGCTTCAAGTTCAGCTGGAAGTCGGTCCCGATCCCGCGGAAGTGGGCCGGGCCCGCAGATGGGCCCGGTCGCGGCTCGCCGGGTCGGGCATAGCTGCCGACGAGCCGGTCGCCGAGACGCTGATCCTGCTGATCTCGGAGCTGGTCACCAACGCCGTTGTGCACACGGGCTGTCCTGCGGTCCTGCGCATGCTGCTGCCCGGAGTGCCCGCCGACGAGCCGGGCACCGTCCGCGTCGAGGTCGCCGACCGCAGCGCCTGCCCGCCCCGCCCCCGGCACGCCGAGGGCGACGACACCAACGGCCGCGGCCTGGAGCTGGTCGACGGACTCGCCGACCGCTGGGGCTGGCGGCACGAAGGCGCCGGCAAGAGCATCTGGTGCGAAGTCGACCGCTGTGATGCGGGCGCCCCCACCGTCACCTTCGACGGGACCACCCACGAGGACGTCGCGTACGAAGCGGTGTAG